From one Nocardioides yefusunii genomic stretch:
- a CDS encoding helix-turn-helix transcriptional regulator, producing the protein MPENLAGAAEIAELLNVSRQRVHQLTEGDDFPDPVAVLKAGKIWERADVVAWAREHGRTINE; encoded by the coding sequence ATGCCCGAGAACCTGGCCGGCGCCGCCGAGATCGCAGAGCTCCTCAACGTGTCCCGACAGCGGGTCCACCAGCTCACCGAGGGGGACGACTTCCCCGATCCCGTCGCCGTACTCAAGGCCGGGAAGATCTGGGAGCGCGCCGACGTCGTGGCCTGGGCACGCGAGCACGGCCGCACCATCAACGAGTGA
- a CDS encoding phage major capsid protein → MTLHELITRKRSALASLLNERATNVHELAQIAERGTAAPSDEARVAQLRQRQGQIDSEARGIERTIADLEAAAADDALATARAEVRVPASPSPSLASGAGAPAELGTRGAWINTDTGAPAALRSGETLTQRVAQFAPTRQDSAVMSAHENVGSFVRALATSGGGAAVVPTSWSATIIDQARSLSALGQAGATLIPMETKTVEIGRLLSDPTSGFRTEGSTITASDPTFDNVTLTAKTASALTVASLEWFDDSQEGQQLIEQAISQSIANTIDVAGLYGGITTGAGAINLATPPNPRGVLAALNANRPANVLGTAAANGTTQTAATFWSEIIDLLFTVQDGNETPTGLLWNSKVARQYAKATATDGQPLQVPDAVKAVPSFVTNQIPSYTKGTMTTATDVFAGNWSQLLIGQRLGGIKIQILTERYAENGQVGIVAHWRGDIQPARSSAFSVHRALLGA, encoded by the coding sequence ATGACCCTGCACGAACTCATCACCCGCAAGCGCTCCGCGCTGGCGTCCCTGCTGAACGAGCGGGCAACCAACGTCCACGAGCTGGCCCAGATCGCCGAGCGCGGCACCGCCGCGCCCTCCGACGAAGCGCGTGTCGCCCAACTGCGCCAGCGCCAGGGCCAGATCGACTCCGAGGCGCGTGGCATCGAGCGGACCATCGCTGACCTCGAGGCCGCCGCCGCGGATGACGCCCTGGCCACGGCCCGCGCCGAGGTTCGCGTACCCGCGTCTCCCTCGCCCTCTCTGGCCTCCGGTGCCGGCGCGCCCGCCGAGCTCGGAACCCGAGGCGCCTGGATCAACACCGACACGGGTGCCCCGGCTGCGCTGCGCTCCGGCGAGACGCTGACGCAGCGCGTCGCCCAGTTCGCGCCAACGCGCCAGGACTCGGCCGTCATGAGCGCGCATGAGAACGTCGGCTCCTTCGTCCGCGCGCTGGCCACCAGCGGAGGCGGCGCGGCTGTCGTGCCGACCTCTTGGTCCGCGACCATCATCGACCAGGCACGCAGCCTCTCTGCACTCGGTCAGGCCGGGGCAACCCTGATCCCGATGGAGACCAAGACCGTCGAGATCGGTCGCCTGCTCTCCGACCCGACGTCGGGATTCCGCACCGAGGGCTCCACCATCACCGCGTCAGACCCGACGTTCGACAACGTGACCCTGACCGCGAAGACCGCCAGCGCGCTCACCGTGGCATCTCTCGAGTGGTTCGACGACTCTCAGGAGGGCCAGCAGCTCATCGAGCAGGCCATCTCCCAGTCCATCGCGAACACGATCGACGTCGCGGGCCTCTATGGCGGCATCACGACGGGCGCCGGCGCCATCAACCTCGCCACTCCCCCGAACCCTCGCGGTGTCTTGGCCGCGCTCAACGCCAACCGGCCCGCCAACGTGCTCGGCACCGCTGCAGCGAACGGCACCACGCAGACGGCCGCGACGTTCTGGAGCGAGATCATCGATCTCCTGTTCACGGTGCAGGACGGCAACGAGACCCCCACTGGACTGCTCTGGAACTCCAAGGTGGCCCGCCAGTACGCCAAGGCAACTGCCACCGACGGCCAGCCCCTGCAGGTCCCCGACGCGGTCAAGGCTGTCCCGAGCTTCGTCACGAACCAGATCCCGTCCTACACCAAGGGCACGATGACCACCGCCACGGACGTGTTCGCCGGAAACTGGTCCCAGCTCCTCATCGGCCAGCGCCTCGGCGGGATCAAGATCCAGATCCTCACCGAGCGCTACGCCGAGAACGGCCAGGTCGGCATCGTCGCCCACTGGCGCGGCGACATCCAGCCGGCACGCTCCAGCGCGTTCTCCGTGCACCGCGCTCTTCTGGGGGCTTGA
- a CDS encoding helix-turn-helix domain-containing protein, giving the protein MPAAPGPNRLLLVSVALELVRHAPAHGQGTVLPGLRSPTAEAAQVIRPHLMDGRVVAIIDGPELQHLAALAARTDSALQWRGQGALPWARDLEHAAGMAKSVGASVPLPEPRADRTPLAEQPWSSTAEAARLLGISERAVRKRITTGSLRGSKVAGRWLVNLIHSSTRNEGP; this is encoded by the coding sequence TCGGTCGCCCTGGAGCTCGTGCGACACGCTCCGGCTCACGGGCAAGGGACCGTGTTGCCCGGCCTGCGATCACCGACCGCCGAGGCCGCGCAGGTGATCCGCCCCCACCTCATGGACGGCCGCGTCGTCGCGATCATCGACGGGCCCGAACTGCAACACCTCGCGGCGCTAGCTGCTCGCACCGACAGCGCACTGCAGTGGCGCGGGCAGGGAGCACTCCCGTGGGCTCGCGACTTGGAGCACGCCGCGGGCATGGCCAAGTCGGTCGGCGCCTCGGTTCCGCTTCCGGAACCTCGTGCAGACAGAACCCCCTTGGCTGAACAACCGTGGTCCTCAACAGCAGAGGCGGCACGCCTGCTGGGCATCTCGGAGAGGGCAGTCCGCAAGCGGATCACCACCGGGAGCCTGCGAGGCAGCAAGGTCGCCGGCCGCTGGCTGGTGAACCTCATTCACTCCTCCACACGAAACGAGGGCCCATGA